One region of Armigeres subalbatus isolate Guangzhou_Male chromosome 3, GZ_Asu_2, whole genome shotgun sequence genomic DNA includes:
- the LOC134222193 gene encoding uncharacterized protein LOC134222193: protein MRQDYWPIQGRRLLNSIVRNCFRCVRASPVPLQQQTGQLPQQRITVSRPFSITGIDYAGPVYIKPIHKRAVPTKAYISVFVCFVTKAVHLELVSDLSTAAFLTALRRFIARRGCPSHIHSDNGKNFEGARNELHELYQLLQREKVYGTITTFCANQEIQWHMTPPKAPHFGGLWEAAVKVAKKHLYLLTLGNAKLCFEDLSTVLTQIESAMNSRPLTPLTEDPNDLAVLTPAHFLIGTTFSALPDTDVSHIPISRLDHYHALQHRVQQFWHQWKTEYLQELQKENKHIVPNSAVQPGRMVVVADEFLAPVKWPLARIVNSIEGPDGLVRVVDLHTSKGIIRRPITKICMLPFEEKTKNILNVNNL, encoded by the coding sequence ATGCGCCAAGACTATTGGCCAATACAAGGAAGAAGACTACTCAACAGCATCGTACGAAATTGCTTCCGTTGCGTTCGTGCCTCGCCCGTTCCCCTCCAGCAGCAAACCGGCCAGTTACCGCAGCAGAGAATCACAGTCAGCAGGCCATTCTCCATCACTGGGATTGATTACGCTGGACCAGTCTATATCAAACCCATCCACAAGCGTGCAGTACCAACCAAGGCTTATATCAGCGTTTTCGTCTGCTTCGTTACCAAAGCGGTGCACCTGGAGTTGGTGAGTGACCTGTCAACTGCTGCATTCCTCACCGCTCTGCGGAGGTTCATCGCTCGCCGTGGATGTCCGTCGCACATACATTCCGATAACGGAAAGAACTTCGAAGGAGCCCGCAATGAGCTTCACGAACTGTATCAGCTTCTGCAACGAGAGAAAGTATACGGAACAATTACCACATTTTGCGCAAACCAAGAAATTCAGTGGCACATGACCCCACCGAAGGCCCCACATTTTGGTGGATTGTGGGAGGCTGCCGTTAAGGTAGCgaaaaaacatttgtatttgCTGACGCTCGGCAATGCAAAACTCTGCTTCGAGGACCTATCAACCGTGTTGACCCAGATTGAGAGTGCAATGAATTCGCGTCCATTAACACCGCTTACGGAGGATCCCAATGACTTGGCCGTCCTCACTCCAGCCCATTTCCTTATCGGAACAACATTTTCTGCACTTCCCGATACCGATGTCAGCCACATTCCGATCAGCCGATTGGATCATTACCATGCCCTGCAGCACCGAGTTCAACAGTTCTGGCACCAGTGGAAGACCGAATATTTGCAGGAACTACAGAAGGAGAACAAGCACATCGTTCCAAACTCTGCAGTCCAGCCTGGTAGGATGGTAGTCGTCGCTGATGAATTCCTAGCTCCAGTGAAGTGGCCTCTTGCCAGAATTGTCAACAGCATCGAAGGTCCAGATGGTCTCGTCCGAGTCGTTGATCTCCATACCAGCAAAGGAATCATCCGCCGTCCGATTACGAAGATATGTATGCTGCCATTTGaggaaaaaactaaaaatatctTAAATGTAAACAATCTATAA